In Marinobacter salsuginis, the genomic stretch CTGTACCTGAAAGCCGGCTTGCCGCTGACCCGGTCCGAGGCTTCAGGGGAGCAGTGGCGCGCTCGCCTGTTGCGCCAGCTAGTGACAGATTGGGGCTGGTCCGAGAGTACGCTGTCAGAACTGGACGAGCGTCAGCGCTGGCGGGCGGAGGATGTCACCACCTTGCGCCGAACCATTGTCAACGAATTGACTCATAGTTACCGGTTGCTGTCGAAAATGGCCAGGGAACATGGCCAGCGGGCTGCTATCAGTGCCAACGATATCAACCTGCTGGGCCGCAAACTCTATGCGGCGTTTCAGCGCAAAGCCGGCAAGATTGAGCAGATCAACCCCGGGCTGGCCCCTTCACTGGCCGAGGAAAACCTGGCGTTCCATCATCAGTCGGAGCAGGGTGGCGATTCCAATGGCTGGCTCCTGTATCGGGATCTGGAAGATCCGGCCGATGCGTTCTGGCAACCCGTCATTCGTCGCTCGGGTAATCTGGCGGAACTGATGGTCTGGTGCTACTGCAATGGTCTGCTGACAAGATCGACACGACTGAACGTGCGTTCGGGAACCAGCATTGCCTCGGTCAGCGAATTGCGGGAAATGCTGGACGCGCTATCCGCGTTTCTGCCCTTTCCGGTTCCGCCGGCCGAGCGGGAGGCGCTGTCCCGGGGTGTTCGCCCCCTGAGAAACCTGCTGCTGGTCAACGTGGGTGTCGATCCCCAGGCGCACCTCACGGAAAAGGGGCTCCACAAGCTCAGCTCACGGCATGATTCTCTTGGTTTCAGTGGCGGTCGGGAGAACCTGGTGATCAGCATCGACCAGATCACCTTCAACAGCTGGCACGAGGTGAGTCTGCAACACTACGCGGCCGGCGATACCCTGATCCAGTGCCTGAAGAATATCCTCGCCTCGGTGGCAGCAAATCCGGCTGAACTGCCCGGCGTTCAGGTGCACTGCCACAACCGGGGCCACGGTTCTGCAATTGCCCGCCGGGTTCAGGAACTGTTTGCCGATGTGCTCAGACCCTTCTTCGCCGGCGGTGCCGGCCCGCATCCGCTGCGCTATGTGATTGAGATGGATCGACGCTACTTCCTGCTCCAGTTCAATGGCCTGGAGCCGGGATTCGTGGCCCTGGAGAGTTTTGAAGCGCTGATGGAGCACCTGGCAATGCCCCAGGAACGCTACCTGCCGGTGGTGTTCGATCGTTATGCGCTGCAGGAGGAGCCGGCCCTGCGGGCGGTTTGCCTGGCCAGCGAACCGGATAATATCCAGGTGTTCTACCGGATTATGGGCGAACGGGCGCGGCTCTGGGTGGTTGATGAGCTGGGTTCGGTGTTCAGCTGGGAGCAGGCGGTGACCAGCCGCCGGCACCTTCTAGTACCGGTTCTGCGGTTTCTGGATAACCTGATTGAGCGGCGGCTGCTGCGCCACACCGACTCGGCCGGAGTAGTTGCAGGCGTTCAGTGTTACGAAATTATCCGGCGTGACGGGACCTGGCGCGCCGAATACCGTCCCGAATCGGATTCGGGCGTACCCCTGCCCGGGTTTGAGGTTCAGGCCGTGGGTATCCATGAGGGGGACAGTCGGCTGCGCTTCGACATCTTTTGCGGTGACCAGGAATTCAGCGTACAGGAATATGGTGACCAACTGATTCCGGCGGTGGCCCACTACATCCGGTCCCTGCGCCAGAGTGACGAGGGTTACCCGGTGTACCTGACCGACGTCCATCTGCCCCACGACCTCGACCCGCGTGTCTATCAGCAGGACATCCAGACCAGTCAGTACCTTTATTACCGGTCTGTACTGGAGGACTCTTTGAACCGGCACCTTGCAAACGCGCGCTGACCTCGCGGCCCGGGGCGGGTGTCAGGTATACTGCGTCCATTGTGAACTCAGGGGTAGGTAGCCGATATGCGAGCGTGGACTCTGCCGATCATGGTGCTGGTGCTGGCTCTGACTGTGAGCGGTTGCGGCCAGAAAGGTCCGTTGTACCGTGACAGTCAGGCCGCATCTGCGAATTCCGCGGCGGATTCCGCCCAGGAGCCGTCAGACAGGGAAGAAAACCGCGAGTAGCACGCCGGCCTCCCGACCCCGTACAACGAATCAGGAAACTCATGGATCATTTCAACTACCGCGACGGCGAGCTCTACGCCGAGGATGTCCCTGTCTCTGCCATTGCCGATCGTTTTGGCACTCCGGCTTATGTCTACTCCCGCGCGACGCTCGAACGGCACTATCGGGCCTACGACGATGCCCTTCGGGATCATCCGCATCTGGTGTGCTACGCGGTAAAAGCCAACAGCAATCTCGCCGTGCTGAATGTTCTGGCCCGACTCGGTGCCGGCTTCGATATTGTTTCGGCCGGTGAGCTGGAGCGGGTATTGAAAGCCGGTGGCGACCCATCACGGGTGGTCTTCTCCGGCGTTGGCAAGCAGGAGTGGGAAATGAAGCGGGCGCTCGAGGTGGGCGTGCGCTGTTTCAATGTGGAATCCGACACCGAGCTGGACCGGCTCAATGCCGTGGCGGGCGAGCTCGGCGTGAAGGCACCGGTTTCTCTGAGGGTGAACCCGGATGTTGATGCCGGTACCCACCCCTACATTTCCACGGGTCTGAAAGAGAACAAGTTCGGCATCGACATTGCCGAAGCCCCACAGGTGTATGCCCGTGCCGCCGGTATGCCGAATCTCGAAGTGAAGGGTGTTGACTGCCACATTGGTTCCCAGTTGACCAGTGTGTCACCGTTCCTGGACGCTCTTGACCGTGTGCTGGCCCTGGTTGATTCCTTGGCGGAGCAGGGCATTCACATCCATCATCTGGATATGGGCGGTGGCCTGGGTGTTACCTACAATCAGGAGCAGCCGCCGCAGCCATCGGACTATGTGAAAGCGCTGGCCGGGCGCCTGGGTGACCGGAAGCTGGAGCTGATTCTCGAGCCGGGCCGTTCCATTGCCGCCAATGCCGGCATTCTGTTGACCAGGGTCGAGTTCCTGAAGTGCACCGAGCATCGGAACTTTGCCATCATTGATGCCGCGATGAATGATCTGATTCGTCCGGCCCTGTACAGCGCCTGGCAGGCGATCATTCCGGTCAGGCCGCATCAGGAAGGCGAGGAAAAGGCCTGGGATCTGGTCGGCCCGGTGTGTGAAACCGGCGACTTCCTGGGCAAGGATCGTCATCTGCGCCTGCAGGCGGGGGATCTGCTGGCAGTTCGCTCTGCCGGTGCTTACGGCTTTGTCATGAGTTCCAATTACAACACGCGGAACCGGCCGCCGGAACTGATGGTCGATGGCGACCAGGTGCATGTGGTTCGTCGCCGTGAAACTCTCGAAGACCAGCTCGCACCCGAGAGCTGCCTTCCTGAATGAGCGGGGGCGAGGAGATGACACAGCAACGCCGGAATCAGGGCCCCACGCTTCGGTTCACCAAGATGCATGGGCTGGGCAACGATTTTATGGTGGTGGATGCCATCAGCCAGCCGTTCCGTCTGCGGCCTGAGATGATCCGGGAACTGGCCAACCGGAATTTCGGGATTGGCTTCGACCAGCTGCTGGTGGTGGAGCCGCCTGGTCTGCCGGATGTCGATTTCCGTTATCGCATTTTCAATGCGGACGGATCCGAGGTGGAGCAGTGCGGCAATGGGGCCCGGTGTTTCGCGCGATTCGTTCGCGACCAGCGCCTGACCAATAAAAAAGTCATCCGGGTTCAGACCGCGAAAGGCGTGATTGAGCTTCGCGTGGGGCGCGAAGGCATGGTGATGGTTAACATGGGTGTGCCTGAGTTCAATCCGCCGGCGATTCCGTTTGCCGCTGACCGCCGCAAGGACGTCTACACCGTGGATGTCGATGGCCAGACAGTGGAACTGAGCGCCCTGTCCATGGGTAATCCCCATGGCGTATTGCTGGTTGAGGATGTGGAACAGGCGCCGGTGGAAACGCTGGGGCCCAAGCTCGAGCGCCATCCCCGATTCCCGGCCAGGGCCAATATCGGGTTCTTGCAGATCCTCGACCGCACTCATGTTCGACTCCGGGTATTTGAGCGGGGTTCCGGCGAGACCATGGCCTGTGGCAGCGGCGCCTGTGCCGCTGTTGTTGCCGGCTGCTTGCGTGGTCTGTTGGACTCCCGCGTGGAGGTGGAGTTGAGGG encodes the following:
- the lysA gene encoding diaminopimelate decarboxylase, with the translated sequence MDHFNYRDGELYAEDVPVSAIADRFGTPAYVYSRATLERHYRAYDDALRDHPHLVCYAVKANSNLAVLNVLARLGAGFDIVSAGELERVLKAGGDPSRVVFSGVGKQEWEMKRALEVGVRCFNVESDTELDRLNAVAGELGVKAPVSLRVNPDVDAGTHPYISTGLKENKFGIDIAEAPQVYARAAGMPNLEVKGVDCHIGSQLTSVSPFLDALDRVLALVDSLAEQGIHIHHLDMGGGLGVTYNQEQPPQPSDYVKALAGRLGDRKLELILEPGRSIAANAGILLTRVEFLKCTEHRNFAIIDAAMNDLIRPALYSAWQAIIPVRPHQEGEEKAWDLVGPVCETGDFLGKDRHLRLQAGDLLAVRSAGAYGFVMSSNYNTRNRPPELMVDGDQVHVVRRRETLEDQLAPESCLPE
- a CDS encoding class I adenylate cyclase, with the protein product MTAHVAPISLDFEEGIDRKTLRRLRDRFLLVNQQRWNRAHSALSYRQQMVLEILPLAFHLNHPALPGYLDSDCPYGFSNYKPSPATINAARRLARTFSLKDEGKRKPDLDAVFLMGSPGTLGHSVASDLDVWLCHRSDLPERGIRCLERKATKLTRWAESFGVELHVFVFCASDWRAGRQRAEVTGENCGSAQHFLLLDEFYRTSIHLAGAWPMWWLIPPEQEQNYDDCMRKLVDFRFVRAEDYIDFGPVPGIPEAEFLGAGVWQLYKGIDAPWKSILKLLLIECYARTTGEALLSAAFKRAVFRGETDADSLDPYVMLYSRLEGWLAGPEVASRLDLIRRSLYLKAGLPLTRSEASGEQWRARLLRQLVTDWGWSESTLSELDERQRWRAEDVTTLRRTIVNELTHSYRLLSKMAREHGQRAAISANDINLLGRKLYAAFQRKAGKIEQINPGLAPSLAEENLAFHHQSEQGGDSNGWLLYRDLEDPADAFWQPVIRRSGNLAELMVWCYCNGLLTRSTRLNVRSGTSIASVSELREMLDALSAFLPFPVPPAEREALSRGVRPLRNLLLVNVGVDPQAHLTEKGLHKLSSRHDSLGFSGGRENLVISIDQITFNSWHEVSLQHYAAGDTLIQCLKNILASVAANPAELPGVQVHCHNRGHGSAIARRVQELFADVLRPFFAGGAGPHPLRYVIEMDRRYFLLQFNGLEPGFVALESFEALMEHLAMPQERYLPVVFDRYALQEEPALRAVCLASEPDNIQVFYRIMGERARLWVVDELGSVFSWEQAVTSRRHLLVPVLRFLDNLIERRLLRHTDSAGVVAGVQCYEIIRRDGTWRAEYRPESDSGVPLPGFEVQAVGIHEGDSRLRFDIFCGDQEFSVQEYGDQLIPAVAHYIRSLRQSDEGYPVYLTDVHLPHDLDPRVYQQDIQTSQYLYYRSVLEDSLNRHLANAR
- the lptM gene encoding LPS translocon maturation chaperone LptM; the encoded protein is MRAWTLPIMVLVLALTVSGCGQKGPLYRDSQAASANSAADSAQEPSDREENRE
- the dapF gene encoding diaminopimelate epimerase codes for the protein MTQQRRNQGPTLRFTKMHGLGNDFMVVDAISQPFRLRPEMIRELANRNFGIGFDQLLVVEPPGLPDVDFRYRIFNADGSEVEQCGNGARCFARFVRDQRLTNKKVIRVQTAKGVIELRVGREGMVMVNMGVPEFNPPAIPFAADRRKDVYTVDVDGQTVELSALSMGNPHGVLLVEDVEQAPVETLGPKLERHPRFPARANIGFLQILDRTHVRLRVFERGSGETMACGSGACAAVVAGCLRGLLDSRVEVELRGGKLVIEWQGEGSPVMMEGPATSVFEGQLRLPGESGGRRRRSGRPHKQRS